The DNA segment ACCGTCCGGAAGCCCTCCTCCCGACCCGAAACCAGAAGGAGACACGACGATGCGGTTCATGGTGCTGGTCAAAGCGGACAAGAATTCGGAGGCGGGCGTTCTTCCCGACACGAAGCTGCTCACCGAGATGGGGAAGTTCAACGAA comes from the Candidatus Eisenbacteria bacterium genome and includes:
- a CDS encoding YciI family protein, giving the protein MRFMVLVKADKNSEAGVLPDTKLLTEMGKFNE